From a single Brassica napus cultivar Da-Ae chromosome C9, Da-Ae, whole genome shotgun sequence genomic region:
- the LOC111211829 gene encoding uncharacterized protein LOC111211829 isoform X1 has product MACLEMYNFNGGGDMSPRISFSNDFVETRPETTKTRRSSPLSKPEGSSSATDNFEFSVSDYTMMPADELFSKGKLLPFKETNQVQRTLREELLVEDEEESPHEATNIFSLKRPIFSSSSSKGRWKGLLSLKRTHVGSKNNEEPFVHMIDNKQSQEAMGGREGLSCRDMKKSV; this is encoded by the exons ATGGCATGCTTAGAAATGTACAACTTCAATGGTGGTGGTGACATGAGTCCTAGAATCTCTTTCTCTAATGATTTCGTTGAGACTAGGCCTGAGACGACGAAGACGCGAAGATCAAGCCCTCTCTCCAAACCAGAGGGTTCTTCCTCAGCTACTGATAACTTCGAGTTTTCTGTCTCCGACTACACAATGATGCCTGCTGATGAACTTTTCTCTAAAGGAAAGCTGTTGCCATTCAAGGAGACTAACCAAGTCCAGAGAACATTGAGAGAAGAGCTCCTCgtcgaagatgaagaagaaagtccccatgaagctaccaacatctTCTCTCTCAAGCGACCcatcttctcatcttcttcctctaagGGAAGGTGGAAAGGGCTTTTGAGCCTTAAGAGGACCCATGTCGGGTCTAAGAACAATGAAGAACCATTTGTTCACATGATCGATAACAAACAGTCTCAG GAAGCAATGGGTGGAAGAGAAGGCTTAAGTTGCAGGGACATGAAGAAGAGTGTGTAG
- the LOC111211617 gene encoding precursor of CEP6-like yields MKISIYIVLTILFISMVCYKIPYTEARQLRETDSADRDHHFTAGSTDDFGPTYPGNSPGIGHKLKENNEIVDAFKDDFKPMTPGHSLGSGYVVNNGPKA; encoded by the coding sequence ATGAAAATCTCAATTTATATCGTTCTTACCATTCTCTTCATTTCGATGGTATGTTATAAAATACCATACACTGAGGCAAGGCAGTTGCGAGAAACCGACAGTGCAGATCGTGATCATCATTTCACAGCCGGTAGCACTGATGATTTTGGGCCTACTTATCCGGGTAATAGTCCGGGTATTGGTCATAAATTGAAGGAGAATAATGAAATAGTCGACGCGTTTAAAGATGACTTCAAGCCTATGACACCAGGACATAGTCTCGGCTCTGGATATGTTGTCAACAATGGGCCTAAGGCGTAG
- the LOC111211829 gene encoding uncharacterized protein LOC111211829 isoform X2, with protein sequence MACLEMYNFNGGGDMSPRISFSNDFVETRPETTKTRRSSPLSKPEGSSSATDNFEFSVSDYTMMPADELFSKGKLLPFKETNQVQRTLREELLVEDEEESPHEATNIFSLKRPIFSSSSSKGRWKGLLSLKRTHVGSKNNEEPFVHMIDNKQSQQWVEEKA encoded by the exons ATGGCATGCTTAGAAATGTACAACTTCAATGGTGGTGGTGACATGAGTCCTAGAATCTCTTTCTCTAATGATTTCGTTGAGACTAGGCCTGAGACGACGAAGACGCGAAGATCAAGCCCTCTCTCCAAACCAGAGGGTTCTTCCTCAGCTACTGATAACTTCGAGTTTTCTGTCTCCGACTACACAATGATGCCTGCTGATGAACTTTTCTCTAAAGGAAAGCTGTTGCCATTCAAGGAGACTAACCAAGTCCAGAGAACATTGAGAGAAGAGCTCCTCgtcgaagatgaagaagaaagtccccatgaagctaccaacatctTCTCTCTCAAGCGACCcatcttctcatcttcttcctctaagGGAAGGTGGAAAGGGCTTTTGAGCCTTAAGAGGACCCATGTCGGGTCTAAGAACAATGAAGAACCATTTGTTCACATGATCGATAACAAACAGTCTCAG CAATGGGTGGAAGAGAAGGCTTAA